One genomic region from Pan troglodytes isolate AG18354 chromosome 14, NHGRI_mPanTro3-v2.0_pri, whole genome shotgun sequence encodes:
- the KCTD4 gene encoding BTB/POZ domain-containing protein KCTD4 has translation MERKINRREKEKEYEGKHNSLEDTDQGKNCKSTLMTLNVGGYLYITQKQTLTKYPDTFLEGIVNGKILCPFDADGHYFIDRDGLLFRHVLNFLRNGELLLPEGFRENQLLAQEAEFFQLKGLAEEVKSRWEKEQLTPRETTFLEITDNHDRSQGLRIFCNAPDFISKIKSRIVLVSKSRLDGFPEEFSISSNIIQFKYFIKSENGTRLVLKEDNTFVCTLETLKFEAIMMALKCGFRLLTSLDCSKGSIVHSDALHFIK, from the coding sequence ATGGAGCGTAAaataaacagaagagaaaaagaaaaggagtacGAAGGGAAACACAACAGCCTGGAAGATACTGATCAAGGAAAGAACTGCAAATCCACACTGATGACCCTCAACGTCGGTGGATATTTATACATTactcaaaaacaaacactgaCCAAGTACCCAGACACTTTCCTTGAAGGTATAGTAAATGGAAAAATCCTCTGCCCGTTTGATGCTGATGGTCATTATTTCATAGACAGGGATGGTCTCCTCTTCAGGCATGTCCTAAACTTCCTACGAAATGGAGAACTTCTATTGCCCGAAGGGTTTCGAGAAAATCAACTTCTTGCACAAGAAGCAGAATTCTTTCAGCTCAAGGGACTGGCAGAGGAAGTGAAATCCAGGTGGGAGAAAGAACAGCTAACACCCAGAGAGACTACTTTCTTGGAAATAACAGATAACCACGATCGTTCACAAGGATTAAGAATCTTCTGTAATGCTCCTGATTTCATATCAAAAATAAAGTCTCGCATTGTTCTGGTGTCCAAAAGCAGGCTGGATGGATTTCCAGAGGAGTTTTCAATATCGTCAAATATCATCCAATTTAAATACTTCATAAAGTCTGAAAATGGCACTCGACTTGTACTAAAGGAAGACAACACCTTTGTCTGTACCTTGGAAACTCTTAAGTTTGAGGCTATCATGATGGCTTTAAAGTGTGGCTTTAGACTGCTGACCAGCCTGGATTGTTCCAAAGGGTCAATTGTTCACAGCGATGCACTTCATTTTATCAAGTAA